tgtttagaatagactggaaatcagtggaaattattgttattgaatgttatagaggttaataatagcgtaggagtgaaaaacaacaaaaaaaaaaaacagtttttattcttaaaaaaaaataaaaattcagagccgaaaaccctaaatcagaaccaaaaccttgagtcgggtgttttggcaaaacaaatcagaacccaaaacctaaagctaatcagaactcaaaacactaaaagtggccggtgcacacccttattattaaatgtgaattgtattcattttacttaatttcaaatgtagggctggttgcagggagggaggcctaattattaaagggggtgctatgGATTTATTAATGGAactgtttggggactcctaaactttatgtacccgttcccccccccccccccccccatatagggccccgacatcccagaatccacacaagcagcaactgatctaaagacaccagcagccgcaggtggtggaatgtgacaagagcaggtaggagagagcacgaccatctgccaactgtcctgaagatGATGGGGCAgcgcagaatttgggtgactgtctcgcttagtcagaatttggtctgTCTGCAAGGACAGTGGGGAGGtaagtcctgcttcacactgtactgctcgtgatatCAGAGATGCgtgcacctatcagtagtgcacacagtattgcctgtttatttgtctaaaatgaagaccatatcAGACAATAGGGGacacccctgtcttaagtgccccaggcccaccagaaccttaatccagctctgaccacAGGGATATCCGCAAACAGGCACCACATGGGGGTGTATTAATTATCTTTGATTCCTCACGGTCTTGCCATACTCAGGTTCACCTATCCATAGGCACCGATCGGCAAAACACCCTGCCAGAAACCAGCACAAAACACACAAGAACAAACAAGCAGCAAAGACAGAGACCACTCACCTGGAGCGTCAGGTCTCTTTGATGGCCGTGTACTCTGCTTCTCAGCAGCTGTGAGGGCAAAACACAGAAACACAAATAGTACAATTGGGGTAACAGTGCGTATACCCCTCTTACTTACATGCGGACAGCTTGGTGTAAACATGGTGGTGACAGTGGATTCTATGCTAGTGGGCACGTATCTCTAAACGGATCTTACGAGCGAGGGGAACAGTCCCTGGTGGTTAGTGGTGATACAGACGTAGGCATAGTGCCAAATTATTATATGGCTACAGGCTCTAAGCCTGACTCACGTGCCCAACCTAGGCTCTAAACCTAATAAATGCAGGACAGGCTCCAAGCCTGAATCCACCCCGGCCCCCAGGGTCATGGCCTGGCCAATTGTACCCCAAATATTAATGTCTTGAAATACACCTAAAAAGCCCCCGGGCCTTGTACATGACTATCTACTCCACGGTCCTACTGCCTATAGATGTGCCCACATTATGTAAATCATagttacctgctccgcgcaggaatcaGATGTTCTCCAACCGTTTCCACTTCTTCAAGTCCTTCCAGCCAAtggtgcctcttctcctgttcggtgctGAAATTGATTGAAGTGACTCTGTCCTCTTCAGGCTGCGCTGGACTCAGCAAAATTCAAATGGTCGACTAAGAGCCGGGACTGGCTAGCCATTGATTGGCTGACCGCTATCATGTTCAGATTCGCTGTTGTCAATCCCGGTGAGAGCGTACGGGAGCCCAGACTTACCTGCCCTTGATCAGAGGTCTAGTAAGCAGAATCCTCTTCTTTTTTAACCTCCTTGTTGGCTCCAGTGCTGTCTTCCTCAGGATACCCTTCTACACTGAGACTTACAGTACCGCAACAGTTTAATTTGTGTATCTCTTCCCTCAGTTTTGAATTTCAGTAAAGGAGAGTTTGGTGGTCTGGGTATGATGGTGTATTCTTCAGCCTCATCAATGGTCCATCCAAATGCAGCCcgaattaaacttttatttatttcagtgataaaaattgtaaatacaatatttagatttagcagtgaattaatgggaagaaaaaaacTAGAAGAGTATTTCTATACCTCTTAAACATGAAATTAGTATAAATAATGTGATACTAAAACCCTtcctctcctgttttgtgtcgtCTCTGAAACTATATTACTTtgcttttaaatggaaaaaaaagtgttgtttaattttataatggTGCTTTAATGCTTATAAAGTTCTTGTGAAACTTGAAACAAACACGTTATAAAGTAGAAACACCATTCATGAGAGAAATTACTTCTCAGCTAGTTTAGTATTACAACATCGCCACCTGCTGTCCAATAAGCTACTTGTGGCTGAGATGTCCGCTTTATTATAGAGCCCGCTTTCCCGGCAACCCTTGTCAATGCCGAGCtgcattctgggagatgtagtttggaTAGAAGGCGGAAGGAATTGGAAGCaggtaatgtaataaagtgttattGTGTGCGCACAAGGAAGGGCCATGGTCACCTcacattggggcacatttatcaatcatcggcaaaaatgaacaatagttatcaatccttatcgcatggataaggattgaactatttctcagatttattaaaaacggatcacagaagcagcagttgcgataaactgctgttcctgtgataaaaaaaaaaatcgcacttaccccgcctcttccgaATGCGgtgtccacggatctcctccaggtgttcttcattttcctttactctggaactgcgcatgtgcagttcgaaaaactgcacatgcgcaaaaaaaaacatccccgatctgtctctgcaactatagttgcagagacagcggTGAATGACagcgagggatcatgtgatccctccacacatgcgctgtccagctctgctcttcggaccagagctgacagcactgaaatctgacagcactgaaatctgacatttATGATAATaagcgccagcttcagctggcgtacattatcaagacaagtttcccccaaaaaaatagtttttttcggaaCATGTTAGATTACGGCCAAGAGAAGTCACCATACTAttcggtgactgctcccaaaaacgtagaggagtgcaaagcagcatatatccacgatatctgctacgATGCACCCTttataaatatgcggaggacacagagggaccttaatttcacggtaagagcactattgtgctttcttaaatatgccccattggcTTTGGAAGTGCTGGGACGTCCCCAGCCTGCTCCCCTAAAAACATCCCTTAGGTGCTGCACACACCGGCCACTAGTACTTGTGACATTGAAGGGGCATCACTcagtgggacatatctcccaactgtcaccgAATCAGGACAAAAGTCCTTAAATGTGGGACGGCAGGACTGTCCCTCCAGAATCAATTGCTTCCATGGTGTTGGTGGTTATCACGTTGAACAACCCAGCCAGTGTGGTAAACAGCCCGGCTGACATGTTGATCTCATCTGGAGGGACAGATCGCTGCTCGGTATGTTCTTAGTATGTTGATCACTCCCATGTGAAACAGGCTTGTAAAACATGACAGATCCTCTTTAAATTACACCCTTCATGTATGCagtgaggcagccatgttgtttcctgaactaatattcatgagaatacaagaTATCAAGTGACCAGTAGGTAGTGACCACTGAGGCCTGAAGTACAGAGATTCCTCTTGTTCCTAATTAATTGATGTTGCACTGAAGGCTGCATTGTTCATGTATATTGGTTTACCCCCAACATGTCTGtatccactgtgtgcaggtggaGACCACTGTAAGATGCAGTTTGACTTGTGATCAAAAACTTGTTTATGTATCTTGAGAGATCTCaagctataaaattaattaaaaataatatatagtaatatgtgTTTGTTACTTTGCAGCCtgtgttacagaatgaatggacagtgCTGAGTCAAGGTACCTTCAATATGGGCATGAGAGGCTGCAAGCAGACTAAATATACATCTCAACTATGCCCAGCACCCTGCTCTTGGTGTTGAAAAATAATTAAGAGAAGGAATTTGATAAAGCCAGAGAAGTACACAGATGCCAGCGAACATATTTTGCTCAGCTTACTTTGTAGAGGATTAGTCTTTGGGTTTTTACTACAAATACTACATTGTGAACTATCATAATGATTATCTTGTAGCTTAAACCACTagaatgttttacatttacataatatgCAGTCAAACAACCAAAAACCGCGCACACAGCCATGTACAATCGATCAACTAAAGGAGACATTAAATTGCTTTACTTCGTAAGCTATACACTGCAAACAATAGGAGCGACTGAGCGGGAATTTTAAATTCGCAAACGGTTGAGCGCTCAGCGAATCAGTGATAAGGGGGGAACCGAAGCCCGCGTCACACAACGTACAAAGAACCGCTGCCTACTGGACACGCCCCCTTCCTCTTATGTCCCCTATCAGGTCCGACCCAGCTGCATAAAAGAAGCTTGTTGCGCAGCTAAACTGTATCAGTTGGAACATTTTTGACTGAAAGTTACATCATGTCTGGACGCGGTAAAGGAGGCAAGGGGCTCGGGAAAGGCGGTGCtaagaggcacaggaaggttcTCCGTGATAACATCCAGGGcatcactaaaccagctatccgtCGTTTAGCTCGTAGGGGAGGTGTGAAGCGCATCTCTGGGCTCATCTACGAGGAAACCCGCGGTGTCTTGAAGGTCTTCCTGGAGAATGTGATCCGTGATGCCGTCACTTACACAGAGCACGCAAAGAGAAAGACTGTCACAGCCATGGATGTCGTGTATGCCCTGAAACGTCAGGGTCGCACTCTGTACGGATTcggaggctaatttctttgtctatccCATTACAAACCACAAAGGCCCTTCTAAGGGCCGCCCACTATGTCTGTAAAGAGCTGTACGACTAATGTCCAGGACCGTGAGAGGTTTAGCTCCCTAATATCACGTTACACACACACCTATGATTACTTGTTTCTGCACAATACTGTGATTATCGACGCCATCGTTCAGTCTGTAATTTATATTAGCTATAATGGGGCCACATCGATTTCATCCCGTGTATAAATTGAGCGGTCTAATCTGTTTACAGCATGCGTCTACTAATTTATACCCCCACATGCTGCTTGCCATATTTGGGTGGATGTGCAAGTGAATCACTACCCCGGAACCCGCTTGCTCTTTGGAGCCACCCACCTTTTCCCGAGATATTGTGTAAAAGGCTGTTGGCTTTGGGAGGGGAATGTTGACGGATTCTCGTGAATTGCACAGTATTACCAGAGGGAACAAAGGAAACGAGTCAGACGTGGACAACAACGGCCCAGTGTTAATTATCTAATCGCGCTGATCATATAGAATATGTGTAATTAGAATCCACATCGGCAAACAAAATGCAGAGATTTTACACATAGATAATAACTTCTGATTAAAATGTTACTACACAGAATAATGCTGCAGCTCGTTTAGAGAAAGatttggtggctctgaaaagagcctttgtgctgtGTGTAAGTCAGTGCCGAGTCCTTATGCCCTCTCCCCTCGGATCCTGCGGGCCAGCTGGATGTCTTTGGGCATGATGGTCACCCTCTTAGCGTGGATGGCGCACAGGTTGGTGTCCTCGAAGAGCCCCACCAGATAAGCCTCGCTGGCCTCTTGCAGAGCCATGACAGCCGAGCTCTGGAAGCGCAGGTCGGTCTTGAAGTCCTGGGCGATCTCCCGCACCAAGCGCTGGAAGGGCAGCTTGCGGATCAACAGCTCAGTGGACTTCTGGTAGCGGCGGATCTCCCTCAGAGCGACGGTGCCTGGCCGGTAACGGTGAGGTTTCTTCACACCACCGGTAGCTGGGGCGCTCTTCCGGGCGGCTTTAGTTGCCAGCTGCTTGCGGGGAGCTTTCCCACCGGTGGACTTACGAGCGGTCTGCTTGGTCCTGGCCATAGTTCTACTGATTCTATAAAGAATATAAGATGCAGATTCTTAACAATCCTATTTATACAGTGTGCTGCAATGCAATTGGATGAGTTAAGAACGCCCTTCAAATTGATTGGCTTAAAAACTGCGTCTTAACTTTCAAAATGCCCGCCTAAATTCTTTGCTTATTACTTGACTcgtaatttttaatattatatattattataacttaAGAAGGCCTGGCAAGCTCTCGAATTAAATgatgtgtaataataaaaaattaagtgtTTCCAGTCACGATaattacaatgtatgtaaaaaagcTATCCACATTGACCACACGGGGGTGCCATTGCATCACATTCAGCGAAGACGAGAGGGATAATAACTAGGGATAGTAAAAGGATTCGAACCACGTCAGGGAATATAATCACTTTTGTAGATCTATATTTATGCCTTGTTGATAATGACAAACACGGGTTTTAAA
This genomic interval from Mixophyes fleayi isolate aMixFle1 unplaced genomic scaffold, aMixFle1.hap1 Scaffold_243, whole genome shotgun sequence contains the following:
- the LOC142124238 gene encoding histone H4; the protein is MSGRGKGGKGLGKGGAKRHRKVLRDNIQGITKPAIRRLARRGGVKRISGLIYEETRGVLKVFLENVIRDAVTYTEHAKRKTVTAMDVVYALKRQGRTLYGFGG
- the LOC142124255 gene encoding histone H3, with translation MARTKQTARKSTGGKAPRKQLATKAARKSAPATGGVKKPHRYRPGTVALREIRRYQKSTELLIRKLPFQRLVREIAQDFKTDLRFQSSAVMALQEASEAYLVGLFEDTNLCAIHAKRVTIMPKDIQLARRIRGERA